One part of the Glycine soja cultivar W05 chromosome 11, ASM419377v2, whole genome shotgun sequence genome encodes these proteins:
- the LOC114372891 gene encoding 2S albumin, with protein MTKFTILLISLLFCIAHTCSASKWQHQQDSCRKQLQGVNLTPCEKHIMEKIQGRGDDDDDDDDDNHILRTMRGRINYIRRNEGKDEDEEEEGHMQKCCTEMSELRSPKCQCKALQKIMKNQSEELEEKQKKKMEKELINLATMCRFGPMIQCDLSSDD; from the coding sequence ATGACCAAGTTCACAATCCTCCTCATCTCTCTTCTCTTCTGCATCGCCCACACTTGCAGCGCCTCCAAATGGCAGCACCAGCAAGATAGCTGCCGCAAGCAGCTCCAGGGGGTGAACCTCACGCCCTGCGAGAAGCACATCATGGAGAAGATCCAAGGCCGCGGCgatgacgatgatgatgatgacgacGACAATCACATTCTCAGGACCATGCGGGGAAGAATCAACTACATAAGGAGGAACGAAGGAAAAGacgaagacgaagaagaagaaggacacATGCAGAAGTGCTGCACAGAAATGAGCGAGCTGAGAAGCCCCAAATGCCAGTGCAAAGCGCTGCAGAAGATAATGAAGAACCAGAGCGAGGAACTGGAGGAGaagcagaagaagaaaatggagaagGAGCTCATTAACTTGGCTACTATGTGCAGGTTTGGACCCATGATCCAGTGCGACTTGTCCTCCGATGACTAA
- the LOC114374081 gene encoding DDRGK domain-containing protein 1-like — protein MEELFVAVLSMLLVAALIPLYLWKRRQDSQPPPPHRDEAPQAPRRETVARAAATRRMRRRPAASGASTSADPPATQEGSGGESDDEAAGGGYYEAKASKKKEIKRQEREERRQAEEVARESRLAKQDRYSEMRRLKDEEREAQERKLEEEARAQKAKEEEAAALEFEKWKGEFSVDDEGTLEEVQGSTEDLLGNFVEYIKKHKCVPLEDLAAEFKLRTQECINRITSLESMGRLSGVMDDRGKFIYISQEEMKAVADYIKRQGRVSISHLASKSNQFIDLEPKAQYSEDINIAEEITVN, from the exons ATGGAGGAGCTATTCGTAGCAGTTCTATCGATGCTTCTTGTGGCAGCGTTGATCCCACTCTACCTATGGAAACGCCGTCAAGATTCTCAACCTCCCCCTCCCCACCGCGACGAAGCTCCTCAG GCTCCGCGGAGAGAAACCGTGGCGCGCGCCGCCGCCACTCGTCGCATGCGTCGCCGACCTGCCGCCTCTGGAGCTAGCACTTCGGCAGATCCACCTGCGACGCAAGAAG GATCTGGTGGTGAGAGTGATGATGAAGCTGCTGGCGGAGGGTATTATGAGGCTAAAGCATCAAAGAAAAAGGAGATTAAAAGGCAAGAGAGGGAAGAAAGGCGTCAG GCTGAGGAAGTTGCACGAGAGTCAAGGCTTGCAAAACAAGATCGTTATTCAGAAATGCGGAGGTTGAAGGATGAGGAGCGTGAGGCACAGGAGCGTAAGTTG GAAGAGGAAGCCAGAGCTCAGAAGGCTAAGGAGGAGGAGGCTGCTGCATTAGAGTTTGAGAAGTGGAAAGGTGAATTTTCAGTTGATGATGAGGGTACCCTTGAAGAAGTGCAGGGTAGTACTGAAGACTTGCTAGGCAATTTTGTTGAATATATAAAG AAGCACAAATGTGTTCCCTTAGAAGATCTTGCTGCAGAATTTAAATTGCGTACACAG GAATGTATCAATCGCATCACATCTCTGGAAAGTATGG GTCGGCTTTCGGGTGTTATGGATGATAGAGGGAAATTTATTTACATCTCCCAAGAAGAGATGAAAGCCGTTGCTGATTATATTAAGCGGCAAGGGAGGGTTAGCATTTCCCACTTAGCAAGTAAATCGAACCAGTTCATTGATTTGGAGCCTAAAGCCCAGTACTCTGAGGACATTAACATTGCGGAGGAGATAACTGTTAACTGA
- the LOC114374079 gene encoding COBRA-like protein 10, with protein MKTALLKQVTSSYSTKIITACLFLFLNCHVGYGQNDFEKFSSLSSPPPPLMTELDACNGVFLTYALLGRVKEYPHVKNTSKQAWAFKAEASLTNVGDEEVQGWKMYVGFQHREILVSADGAVLTDAGDFPAEVGNGTTMVGSTATDLKTAIDTAGDIDQMSVRIQMKGTQFGLGAGATPMPKTIHLENDGFKCPAPSRRATRMFVCCRKDPKVKAKQAKKTKYPPRRKGDITIAYDVLQAFQNNYYAQVTIDNNHPLGRLDHWNLTWEWQKGEFIYSMKGAFARRRDPSECLYGLAGKFYKDMDFTNVATCQKKPTISDLPSERKEDEKVGKLPWCCRNGTVLPPIMDKNKARSMFQMQVFKIAPDTDNRTALTPPSKWNIDGVINPKYKCSAPVRVDPQVFPDPSGLSAISTAVASWQIVCNITKPKPQENRCCVSFSAFYNESAIPCNTCACGCDDTRKCSSRASPMLLPPDVLLVPFANRSVKARAWARLKHLHVPSKLPCGDNCPVSINWHVSSDHRDGWTARITLFNWEDYSFDDWFTAVQLRRTFEDFEDVYSFNGTRIPGLKTVFFEGLKGLNYLAGETNGTHANDPRVPGKQQSVISFSKKHIKDFDVTHDGFPTKVFFNGMECSLPPIRPAKSSGRKSSSISVIALVFTAFVTFLMI; from the exons ATGAAAACTGCTTTATTAAAGCAGGTAACTTCTTCGTactcaacaaaaataataacagcttgtttgtttctcttcttgAACTGCCATGTTGGCTACGGCCAAAATGACTTTGAAAAATTTTCGTCCTTGTCGTCGCCGCCACCGCCTCTAATGACGGAGCTCGACGCCTGCAACGGTGTGTTTCTCACGTACGCGCTCCTTGGGCGCGTGAAGGAGTACCCGCACGTGAAGAACACGTCGAAGCAGGCGTGGGCGTTCAAGGCGGAGGCGTCCCTGACAAACGTCGGGGACGAGGAGGTGCAGGGGTGGAAGATGTACGTGGGGTTCCAGCACCGCGAGATTCTGGTCTCCGCCGACGGCGCCGTGCTCACCGACGCCGGGGACTTTCCGGCGGAGGTGGGGAACGGGACCACGATGGTGGGGTCCACCGCGACGGACTTGAAGACCGCCATAGATACCGCCGGGGATATTGACCAGATGAGTGTGAGGATTCAGATGAAGGGGACGCAGTTTGGGTTGGGTGCTGGGGCTACGCCAATGCCTAAAACTATTCATCTTGAGAATGATGGCTTCAAATGCCCTGCACCCAGTCGAAGAg CCACGAGAATGTTCGTATGCTGCAGAAAGGACCCAAAAGTAAAAGCCAAGCAAGCTAAGAAAACAAAGTACCCACCTCGTCGCAAAGGAGACATAACCATAGCATACGACGTGCTCCAAGCCTTCCAGAACAACTACTACGCGCAAGTCACAATAGACAACAACCACCCATTAGGTCGTCTCGATCACTGGAACCTAACATGGGAATGGCAAAAGGGAGAATTCATATACTCCATGAAAGGAGCCTTTGCTCGCAGAAGAGACCCTTCTGAGTGCTTGTACGGCCTCGCAGGAAAATTCTACAAAGACATGGATTTCACAAACGTCGCAACCTGTCAAAAGAAGCCAACAATCTCTGATCTTCCAtcagagagaaaagaagatgaGAAAGTTGGAAAACTTCCTTGGTGTTGTAGGAATGGCACTGTTTTGCCTCCTATCATGGACAAGAACAAAGCTAGGTCAATGTTCCAGATGCAAGTGTTCAAAATTGCACCTGACACTGATAACAGAACTGCTCTCACTCCACCTTCAAAGTGGAACATTGATGGTGTCATTAACCCTAAATACAAGTGCAGTGCCCCAGTTAGGGTTGACCCACAAGTCTTCCCTGACCCTAGTGGGCTTAGTGCTATTAGCACAGCGGTTGCAAGTTGGCAAATAGTTTGCAACATCACAAAACCTAAGCCTCAAGAAAACCGTTGTTGTGTCTCTTTCTCAGCATTCTACAACGAATCAGCCATCCCTTGCAACACGTGTGCATGTGGGTGTGATGACACGAGGAAGTGCAGCTCTAGGGCTTCTCCGATGCTTCTTCCACCAGATGTTCTTCTTGTGCCGTTTGCTAACAGGTCCGTTAAGGCACGTGCATGGGCCAGGCTCAAGCACTTGCACGTACCGAGCAAGCTCCCTTGTGGGGACAATTGCCCCGTCAGCATAAACTGGCACGTGAGTTCTGATCACAGGGATGGATGGACAGCTAGGATCACACTTTTCAACTGGGAGGACTATTCCTTTGACGATTGGTTCACTGCAGTTCAGTTGAGGAGAACTTTCGAGGATTTTGAAGATGTGTATTCCTTCAATGGGACGAGGATTCCTGGTCTCAAAACTGTGTTCTTTGAAGGGTTAAAGGGTTTGAATTACTTGGCTGGAGAAACCAATGGAACACACGCTAATGACCCCAGGGTTCCAGGGAAACAACAATCTGTTATTTCTTTCAGCAAGAAGCATATAAAAGACTTCGATGTCACACATGATGGGTTCCCCACTAAGGTTTTCTTCAATGGAATGGAGTGTTCACTTCCTCCAATTAGACCTGCCAAAAGTTCAGGGCGCAAATCATCTTCCATCAGTGTCATTGCACTCGTTTTCACAGCTTTTGTGACTTTCTTGATGATCTAA
- the LOC114374080 gene encoding TBC1 domain family member 15-like has protein sequence MWRDPGVSADSFYEIRPECTDVPVTRFKIKAGKTLSARKWHAAFTPEGYLDIGKTLSRIYRGGVHPSIKGEVWEFLLGCYDPKSTFEERYQIRQRRRMQYATWKEECRQLFPLVGSGRFVTAPVITEDGQPIQDPLVLKETSPAKGLAVHPQHNNSPSSMDAANNLEKVTDKAVVQWMLTLHQIGLDVVRTDRTLVFYEKQENLSKLWDILAVYAWIDKDVGYGQGMCDICSPMIILLDDEADAFWCFERLMRRLRGNFRCTESSVGVAAQLSNLASVTQVIDPKLHKHLEHLGGGDYLFAFRMLMVLFRREFSFCDSLYLWEMMWALEYDPELFLMYEMPLSASEKAEGSKGKTKSIRQCGKYEREIVKSGAKNAEAPLPMSIFLVASVLKDKSAKLLQEARGLDDVVKILNDTTGNIDAKKACSGAMKLHKKYLKKAKKP, from the exons ATGTGGAGAGATCCGGGAGTTTCAGCTGATTCTTTCTATGAAATCCGCCCCGAATGCACCGATGTTCCCGTTACTCGATTTAAGatcaag GCTGGCAAAACACTAAGTGCAAGAAAATGGCATGCTGCATTTACTCCAGAAGGGTATCTAGATATAGGCAAGACTCTAAGCCGAATCTACCGCggg GGAGTCCATCCATCAATTAAGGGAGAAGTTTGGGAATTTCTACTTGGTTGCTATGATCCCAAGAGTACATTTGAGGAAAGATATCAGATAAGACAACGCCGAAG AATGCAATATGCTACATGGAAAGAAGAATGCCGCCAATTGTTTCCTCTTGTTGGAAGTGGTAGATTTGTCACAGCACCTGTCATTACTGAAGATGGTCAGCCTATTCAAGATCCATTGGTTTTGAAAGAAACAAGTCCGGCCAAGGGATTGGCTGTACATCCACAACATAATAATAGTCCTTCAAGTATGGATGCTGcaaataatttagaaaaggTGACAGACAAGGCAGTAGTCCAGTGGATGTTAACTCTGCATCAAATAG GTCTTGATGTGGTTCGCACTGATAGGACATTAGTTTTTTATGAGAAGCAAGAAAACTTGTCGAAACTATGGGATATTCTTGCTGTTTATGCTTGGATAGATAAGGACGTTGGCTATGGTCAAG GAATGTGTGACATATGCTCCCCAATGATAATTCTTCTTGATGACGAAGCAGATGCATTTTGGTGCTTTGAGCGTTTGATGCGCAGACTT CGAGGCAACTTTAGATGCACCGAGAGCTCTGTTGGTGTGGCGGCTCAACTAAGTAATCTGGCTTCAGTCACTCAAGTAATTGATCCAAAACTTCATAAACATTTAG AACATCTTGGTGGAGGTGACTATCTGTTTGCTTTTCGAATGCTAATGGTTTTGTTTCGTCGAGAATTCTCCTTTTGTGACTCATTGTACCTTTGGGAG ATGATGTGGGCTCTAGAATATGATCCTGAATTGTTCTTGATGTATGAAATGCCTCTATCAGCTTCTGAAAAAGCTGAGGgctcaaaagggaaaacaaagtCAATACGTCAATGTGGAAAGTATGAGAGAGAAATTGTGAAGAGTGGAGCAAAAAATGCAGAAGCACCTCTTCCTATGTCTATTTTCCTTGTTGCTAGTGtattgaaagataaaagtgCAAAACTACTCCAAGAAGCACGGGGCTTGGATGATGTTGTCAAG ATTTTGAATGACACAACTGGTAATATAGATGCAAAAAAAGCTTGCAGTGGGGCTATGAAACTTCAcaagaaatatttgaaaaag GCCAAGAAACCCTAG
- the LOC114375137 gene encoding protein disulfide-isomerase 5-4-like, translated as MISSSKIKSVDFYRKIPRDLTEASLSGAGLSIVAALAMIFLFGMELNSYLSVTTSTQVIVDKSSDGDYLRIDFNISFPALSCEFAAVDVSDVLGTNRLNLTKTVRKFSIDSNLRPTGAEFHSEPAANSIKHDNEVNEESVEGSVVLKTQNFDKYAHQFPITVVNFYAPWCYWSQRLKPSWEKAAKIIKERYDPEMDGRIILGRVDCTEDGDLCRSHHIQGYPSIRIFRKGSDVRSNHGHHDHESYYGDRDTDSLVKTMENLVASLPSESQKLPLEDKSDVAKNTERPAPSTGGCRIDGYVRVKKVPGNLIFSARSNAHSFDASQMNMSHVINHLSFGRKVSPRVMSDVKRLIPYVGSSHDRLNGRSFINTHDLGANVTMEHYLQIVKTEVITRKDYKLVEEYEYTAHSSVAQSLHIPVAKFHLELSPMQVLITENQKSFSHFITNVCAIVGGIFTVAGIMDAILHNTIRLMKKVELGKNF; from the exons ATGATTTCCTCAAGCAAAATCAAATCCGTCGATTTTTACAG AAAAATCCCTAGAGATTTAACTGAGGCATCATTATCCGGAGCAGGGCTATCCATAGTAGCAGCTCTCgccatgatatttttatttggaaTG GAGCTTAATAGTTATCTGTCTGTCACCACCTCTACACAAGTGATTGTTGACAAGAGTTCTGATGGGGACTATTTACGTATAGATTTTAATATCAG TTTTCCTGCCCTCTCCTGTGAGTTTGCAGCAGTTGATGTGAGTGATGTGCTGGGCACA AACAGGCTGAATCTAACAAAAACAGTTCGCAAGTTTTCTattgattcaaatttaagaCCTACTGGTGCTGAATTCCATTCAGAACCAGCTGCTAACAGCATTAAGCATGATAATGAAGTAAATGAAGAATCTGTTGAAGGTTCTGTTGTActcaaaacacaaaattttgataaatatgcTCATCA GTTTCCAATTAcagttgttaatttttatgcTCCTTGGTGTTACTGGAGTCAACGCTtg AAACCATCATGGGAGAAGGCAGCTAAAATTATTAAAGAGAG ATATGATCCGGAAATGGATGGTCGTATTATTTTGGGGAGGGTAGATTGCACTGAAGATGGAGACTTGTGCCGGAG CCATCACATACAAGGGTATCCTTCAATTCGTATCTTTCGTAAAGGAAGTGATGTTAG AAGTAACCATGGACATCATGATCATGAGTCCTATTATGGAGATCGTGACACAGATAGCCTAGTCAAG ACAATGGAGAATTTAGTTGCATCTCTCCCTTCAGAATCTCAGAAGTTACCTTTGGAGGATAAATCCGATGTTGCGAAAAATACAGAAAGACCAGCACCATCAACAGGAGGGTGTAGAATTGACGGATATGTGCGTGTCAAGAAG GTTCCTGGAAACTTGATCTTCTCAGCTAGATCCAATGCTCATTCCTTTGATGCTTCTCAAATGAACATGTCACATGTCATAAACCATTTATCTTTTGGAAGGAAAGTATCACCTAGGGTCATGAGTGATGTGAAGCGCTTGATACCTTACGTTGGTAGCAGCCATGACAGGCTGAATGGTCGATCATTTATCAATACACATGATTTAGGAGCAAATGTTACT ATGGAGCATTACCTTCAGATAGTTAAAACAGAGGTGATAACTAGAAAGGATTATAAATTAGTTGAGGAGTATGAGTACACAGCGCACAGCAGTGTGGCACAGAGTTTACACATTCCTGTTGCTAAGTTCCATCTTGAGCTCTCCCCCATGCAG GTCTTAATAACGGAAAACCAGAAGTCCTTTTCTCACTTTATCACAAATGTCTGTGCTATTGTTGGAGGCATTTTCACG GTTGCTGGAATTATGGACGCGATTTTGCACAACACTATAAGACTAATGAAAAAAGTTGAGCTTGGCAAAAATTTTTGA